The genomic region CAATAGAAAATACTATGACACGTAAGATATGATCTCCATCCAAAGAGAAGAACTTTAAGTTTTCGTATTTATGTGAAAGTTGATCTTCTTAATGGACTTCCTGAATCGATCAATATGAAACTAAAAGAATCATTTTGAAATCAGATCTCCCGAAATCATTTTGAATTTCCTCTGAAGTGTTGTCACTTTTGACAGAAGATATATTTGAGCTGAAATTACCAAGTGTTGTCCCTCTTATCAAACTTCTACACTCATCTTAAGCTTAAAACCTTTCGAAGTTGCAAGCTCATGGGAAAACACGAGCAAGTACTTTGAATCATCAAATCATCTTTGTCAAAGCAAGGCATCTCCAATATGAATGAATGGAGATTTCAAAATAATAGCGATTCTAGAACATATCCATATATTCTAAGAGGCGTGAGACTAGgtgcaattaatattttaaacTTTCATATGATTCAATCATCAATGACAAAGTCAAGATTTTAGAGTTCTCCAAATTCATTGACTTAACATTCATTTTGATTTATATACTTTTACTAGTATCCTACAAGATTTTTGAAAATCCTAATCTTCACGACATTATATTAATACAAACATCATATCCTCTTGTAAATAAAACATCATATCCTGAAGAGCACCTACGCAGCTGTGAACATAGTGAGCATTACGCTCACCATTTATATTTCTCCATAGCCTAGTGTGAGGATCATAAACTTGTGCGCTTTCGGTTTGCTGGTGGGGGACTACATAAAACTTACCATCAAGAAAAACACCAGCGCAGAAATCAAGCAGCGGATCAGAATTCATAGGAGGAAGAGAGTTTCATTTGTTTTCCTCTACATTATAAACAAAAGCTTCTAGTTGATAGGGACTCCATTCTTCTGTGTAAAGGCCGTTGTAACCTCCGGCAATATAGACGAGTCCTTCAGTTGGTGACGCTGCACATGCGAATTCAAATCGATTGCGTGGCATGTCGGCGCCCAGCCGCCATTTGCGAGATAAGAAATCAAATATCAACACACCTTCTATTTCGGTGCGCCTGTTGAACAGCCCCACCACAACCAACTGATGTTTTGATCTAACGAAGACGCATCGATGATATTCTGTGTAATCTAGTTCAAATTCTTCTGGGATTCCAGGCAGTATTTCCCACCAGTGCCCAATCGGGTagtaaataattacattgaaatcGGTTTCAGTAAATTTGGTTAGCTGAAGAGAAACTACTCCCTCTTCGCACTCGCCATTGCGCTGTCGCTCTTTATAAAAGTGTTCGCAGCTGAGTAGGGCGTTCCAGCTCTTGGAGACAGCCCTAAGTTTGCGGTGGAATCTGTAGGGAACCTTTGCCAAGCATTGAATCCCTAAATCTTTTTCAAGGCACGGAATTATTTCCATTGCGATACAAGTCTCTgcattgcacacacatttttatttCAATCCCTACATATATGTATGTAACCAGAGGGACGTTTATATAAATTAATAGGTTCTAATGTCTAGCCGACTTGCAATTTATGACTTCTCCTTATCACATGTTATGTCATTTAAAAATTGAATTGCCTCCTTTGAGTAGTGTAAACGGACATAAAATCTAGTTAGAAcaagaataaaaaataattagataTCATTCAATTtgaacaagatacaaatatatgtaaAAGAAATTTTGAAGTATAGTTTATGAAGAAAGTCTATCAATGATGAAGTGAATGAAATATAAGATTGTTCAAGAGTTAGAAGAGGAGAGATGAAGACATAAAGATATATAAGGTAAATTTCAAAGGTATAACCTTGGACATAAAGATATATAAGGTGAAGATATCTATTGAGAAACATTCCAGTAGTCATTAGTGAGGTAGACAATGAAGAATTTTATAAAGGAACAACCTTGGAAGAAGTCCAATGTGCCACTTTTCAACTTGGTCTAGAAAAGGAAATTGGTCTGGACAGGTTTCAAGCTATTTTTTATTAGTCCTTTTGGAAGATAATTGGAGATGATTTACACAAAGCTGTAGAAGATTCTAGCTAGGAAGAAGACCACAATGTTGAATGTCTTGAATCATACCTTTCTAGCTTTAATTCCAAAAAGAAGGATGCACTTTGTATGGGTGACTATAGACCTACAACTCTATGTAATATTATAAACAAAGTGATCTTGAAGGTGATAACCAATATCTAAAGAAGTTGGTACAGAGAATCATCTCAAAGGAGCAAAGCGGGTTCTCTCCAAGGCATTCTATTGTGGAAGGAATCATTGTGGCACACAAAGCCATACACACTACTAGAAAGACTAGGACCTCGAGTATGGTTATAAAATTGGACATCTTAAAACTATATGATTTAATTGACTGGCAATTCCTATTGTTAGTTCTTAAAGGTTTGGGTTTGACAATAAATGGATTGATTGGATCAGAAGTTGTATTATTTTTCCAAAGTTTTATATCCTTGTCAATGTTGTTACACAAGGGTTCTTTTAATCCACTAGGAGTATTCGACAAGGAGATCCACTTTCTCCATTCTTGTTTATTATAATGGTAGAAGTACTTGGTAGAAATATTTTACAAGCTAGGGCATATGGTAGATGAAAGGGCATTATGGTGGCTCCTGGGGTTTAGGCGACCTCTCATCAGCTATttgctaatgacaccatattattcAAGAGTGCCTATAGAGTGTTGGCCAATATGACCAAGAAGATGTTGGATGCTTATAGTGAAGCATCAGGTTAGAGTATCAATCGGAGAAAGTTAGAGGTGCTCTTCTCGAATGTCAAACATGGTCTACAAGTGGACATTGCTCGATTCCTAGATTTAAAAGCTGCAAACTTTCTAGGAAGATTTCTTGGTATGCCTTTATTTGCTAGTATTAATAAAAAGTACTATTGGGAAAATCTAATCAAACAACCATAaaaaaagatggaaatatagaaagaaaaatgGTTGACCATTGCAGGTAGAATCCTTATTTTGAAGGTGGTCCTTTTAGCCATCCCAATTTATTCTATGTCAtgtatgaaaatttcaaatttagtCAAGGAAATATTGATCCAAATGATGAGAAGGTTTTTTTGGAATGGGTCTAGAAACACTCAAAAGTTTTCATTGTTATCTTGCATAGAATTTACAAACCTATGTCTGCTAAAGGTGTAGGACTCAAACAGCTTAGTATTATGAATTCGACCATGGGGTCCAAGCTAGTTTGGAATATGTACACTAAGGGAAATCAAAACTGGGTCAATATTATTAGAAATAAATATCTATATTTTGATGAACCTATTTGGTTTCTCAACACAACAGATCCCCATAGAGGTTCAGCAATCTATAATTATATCTTGGACTATCCAGAAATTATCATGAAGAATATTACTTGGGAAGTCAAGAATGGCCAAAGTGCCTCCTTTTGAGAAGATTCTTGGGAAGGGCATCTAGCTATTAACAAAAATCTCATCTTCATTGATATTAGAAGGAAGACATGAAGACTTTGGGAGAAGAAAGTGAACAATTATAGGGAAATCATTGAGATTTAGGGGATTCCAACATGGCAATGGAAGTACTTGGAGGGATTAAATGTGGTACAAGACTAGATAGATTCCCACACAAAGATATTAAAGGAAAGATACTCCTTTGTCTCAAAGAATGAAGATGTGATTCATTGGTGTGCCTCTTAAGATGGGGAATACGAAGTCAAATTGGGCTACAAAATTAAAGAAGAAGTATTGGATGATCAAGAACGGACAAAAAATCTCTTATGAAGAAATAATTATTTACCTAAAGTAGGAGAATTTGCCTAGGTGACAATTTAGAATCGCATTTTGAATCAAGATAGATTGACAAAACTTGGTATTTCAGGCCCTAACGGATGGTACCTCTGTAAATGCAAAGATGAAAATGTAAATCATCTCCTTGAGTCTTTCCCTTAAGCGGAGTCGTGTTGGAAGTTTTTTATGGCTAACTTAAATTTCCAATGTCCACTTTCACATAACCTAATGTCCCGATTTTCTATGTGGGCAAGTAAAGTTAGCAATTGCATGTTTGGTAGCTTGTGGTAGGTCATCCCTTCTAAAGTAATCTAGAAACTTCGAAAAGAATGCAACAAGAGGGTTTTTCAGGATGTATGCTAAAGAAGGATTTATTTGTAAATTAGAAACAATTACAGTTGAGTTTGTGGATTTGGAAGCCAAGAACATATCATTAAAGGAGAGTATTTTAACTAATTGGGATGGTGGAAtggaaaatatttaaaaaaatttaaaggctCCTCTCATTTTTGGCGAAAAGATCTCTAGTAAGGGTTAAAAATTGCCAGAAGATGTCAGGTGAGAAGCTCTTGAGGAGGGCATGACAAAAACTAATTATAATAGTGCTTGTAAGGGGAACCCGTGTCCAATCAGAATAGGTTGTGCGACTAGGTATCATACTTGAAAAAAGGTCTAGACACATTGGGATGACTACAAATAATATGACAAAAAAGAGAGCAACTTTAATGGGTTTGGAATTAGGCAAATAAACTAGAGCTCAAAAAATCCATGTGGAATGTGATTCACTAATTTTCATCAATGCAATTTTCTAAAATCATGTGCCAAATTAGAAGATGGATAAATGGTTAGAGCCTATAAAGAAGTTGATTGACAAATTGGAGGACTTCAAAATTATCCATATCTACCAGAAGGGCAATGACATTGCTAACAATCTTGCCAAGATGGTGGCAAAATCCTAAGGAGATGTGTTATGATATTATTGTGATGAGGTTTCCATGTGGCTGCATTAGTTGGCTCCACCTAAGCTCTCATGGTTTGTTTCTATCAAGCCTTTTCTTTACATAATATTTATTCATTCCCGTCTTTATTTACAATTATTATTTCCTGTCGCGTTAATTGACATGTGAGAGACTAGATGTCATGTACATTTATGGCAGTGTTCGAAGTTGTTTACCATTGTAGACCATTACTGCAAAGGACAAGAATCTTAATTAAAAGTTGAATCTAATGCAAGGTGAAGGATATGAGCTTTCTTGGGGTCGTAATTGCTATGATGGAAATAGTTGGAGATTGGCTATTTATAGCCACAATAATAAATTGTGACTCATACCTTTGTCTTATATTGAAGTGTAGTACTAGTTTAGTTATGGATACATCTATTCTTTTAGAGTCTACTAAATGTCACATGTCCTTCCTTGGTGAGGTGACTAATAAAAGGTTGATGTTTGTACTAAAATTTGGTCACCCACTAGTTTTGCATGCGGTGAATTTTTTTGGGGGTGAATAATTTTTAATGGTTTATTGAGTTAGCTTGATATCAGTACTATGATTTTGGTAATGTTGTATTTAGGGGTGTCGAAGGAAAATATTAAGCAATTATGTTAAATTTTGTTCAAGCATGCCTTCTTGGGTGAAATTGATGTGGTTCTTGACAATGTAGACTTAGAATTATTGATGCCTTTACCACAACACTCTTATTTGATAAATTATCATGGTAGGGGAGTGCAAAAATTCCCAATTGTCAGGTCCATGGAGTCAGATATTTTTGAAGATCATTGGGGGGACATGGCACATAGTGTCACTTTCCTCCAACAATTGACTCTTGTGGTGGGATGCCTAAATGAGAACTAGTTGTGGTCTTACATGAAGGATGAGGGTCTGGTTGCAGATGATGTAGAAAATGTGACTAATGAGGAGGAGGTCTCTCTATCAATTGATGGAGAGGAGTGGGTGCAAAATGATTCcaaatatgctgaagaaatttccaGGGGTGTGACCCATCAGGTTTGTGGCTCAAAGTATCTTGTGATTACGTGGAATGAAGTGATTTTCATGGCAATGGTAAAAGAAGATAAAGAGTAGTGGGTTCCTCTTTGTTTCTGGTTAATCTTTTTTGTTATAATTATTCTAATCTAAATTTTGGTTATAGAGTAGATGATAATAGTATAGGTGTGTAGAAGGTGGTCGGGTGGTTATAGTTTGTGTAATAGAATTTATGGTTGTGCCCTACTATAATGGTGTTGGGATTTGAACATGGAACTGAACAATTATGTAATACTATTTTTTGATAATATAAAGGGAGTTGGCCCATGCCAGCTATTATAttagccaaaaaaaaaattattacatctAATTTTGTaccttatttttaaaatattatttaattattcaaaCAATAAAAATTGTTGAATAATACTTATACATCCATTTATAGATTATAGTctaatttcaaaaatatatatttccAATAGGTATTTAGTGTGTTATTCAAATTTATAATAccaatgaaaaataatttttttaattttaaattaaatattaaatatttaaaaaaattaattaatgtcATCAACATGTTAACAGGAACTCTAACCTTTCAGTATGAATGAGAAAATTAAAAGTGGATAATGTTGATATTTGTCATGGAATATTAATAATTTGGGTAAGTAAATGGTTGTCAAATGTAAGCTAAAAGATAAGAGTCTTTGTTAGCATTGTCAAAATATGAACAATAAAATTTTTAAACAATTACGACAAgaacaagagagagagagggagaacccTAAGTGATGGAAATATTAGCATGTGAGTAAGAAATAGTGGTGATGAGGGTATAGGTCATTTTGACAAGTATATGGAGATGAAATTGTTGATGCCTTTATTCATTTCACTTCTTCATTTGTGCATTCTAGAAACAAAGGATCAAATGGGGATGCTACATATTGTATGTTTTTGCTAGAGAAGAGTTCAATGCATAGGATTCAAATGAGGTGAAGGTAAAGGATGAATACTTCTTGGGTTTATTATTAAAGGCCAGTATTCTTATGCAACATGATGTGAATGGTGTGCAATGTGTCTTGAGATCTTCTTGCTTATAGAAGCCTCTACCTCCTTTGGAGGTTTCCCACTTGAATCTAATGACCCTTTCCTTATCATTTGTATTAGGGACTAGGATACTTTCAATTGGTAACTAATTTTTGGTGATAATTCTAGCCAATGAAGGAAAAAGAGTAACTTTTGGACATCGTGAAGTTGCATCTGAGATTCTGGTTTAGTAGAAAGGAGACACCCTTTGAGTTGATTCAACCCTCTAACTTGGTTGTTTCTAGTTTTGTGTCTAATGGAGTATATCATGCTCTTAAGAGGGGTTTTCTCTTGTCCCTTCTCAAGACCCCTTAGGGTTGTGTTACCATTTCCCTTAGTTATCCTATGTTGGAATTTTCTATTGTTGAGGTTATTTGAAATTCTCTTTTGTTTTTTCTACCCATGACTATTACATATGATTCTAATATAAATATTATGACCTAGGCCTCCACTTAGATTACTATTGTGGGATCTCCTTTTTGAACACTATCAGAtgctgagagagggggtgaattagcataCACTTAAATTTTAATCATATAAGCCTTTACCACATCATATATCTCATTCATCATAAGCACgaaaataaacaacataaataacaaGGAAACCACACAAAACACCaaaattttcatgtggaaaacTCAAAACAAGAAAAAACATGGTgataatcaaactcacaatatatgcaTAGATATTTACAAGATTTAGGCCATAGGTCATGGAGCTCACTACCCTAAAGAGAACTTACACTAGCAAGGTGTATTGTCTTAGAGCCATATGTACAATGAAGGCTTTTACAATGAAAGATTCCTTCTTTATGACAAGATAGATGAACTTAGAAATGATAACAATATATTGTAAAACAAGAGTATTGTATCTTTTGTAGTACAAATTACAGTTCACACATTGAAATAATCTTCAATTTTATTCTCCTACATATCAAAACTTTTGTATTGCATCACACTAACTTAGCTCAATATCCATCATTACTTACAATGATATTTTTCATTATATATATCATTCACAACCTTGACACCATTAATTAGCTTGGCCTTCAAAGATGTAATAAATACATGTACAAACCATCAACCTCAAAAAAAACTTCAAGAAAAATATAAAATGTAAATGAAACTTTTGAAGGATCACATAATGTTGATCCACCTTTCAAATATATCTAAGATATCTCACATACAAACACACACTTCCACACTAAAcaaaatcaattaggttggccttAATTGATAATGCCAATCATGACATTCCCAACCTATTATATAgaacacaaaatatacttactaatGATCAATGTGACAACATATCATATTAAGGGACCCAAATTAATTGTTTGCATTACTCCACCAACTAACATGCTGAGGAACACATTCCTCCATAACTGTTACTGAATTGTACTATTGGAACTTAGACATAAGCAATTTTTTTCATAAGTCACCTAAAAGCCAATATATAAATAGAGTatacatctatgaatactttcctAAAACTGCATAGCCATAAATATACTCATCACGTTCTAGACCAAGAAAAGATATGATAGAATGTTCATAAGAATAGTTAGACAATATTGAAACACAACATAGGTGTGCTTAGAAAATTAATAGAGCTCTAAAAAAACTTCAACATATCATTATATATTCTTAAAAAATATTTGTGAATACcttcctgtagcatcctaaaattgcgacacttgcaatttcgactgcatttgggtcttcacgatggtggcgcaacgttgaacctgaatgaagaccccaaaacctgtttacaacaccaaaaattgcatttttctgcaccctggcctaatccctccttgcaccctgctgtcccgggaggtgggaccatggcgcctagcaccttggtccttcaggactagggcacccagcgccctggtccttggccctattttgggcccggtctcttttgggcatcgggtctttaagtttgcaattcgggaaataatgtttcctagtcggcctaaggtcggaaaaatcagtctattagccctaattgacaagtatataaactacatttcccctcccatttgaggaaggTAAAGAAAGAgtaagaaaatgagcaagaacaagatgcggaagcgatattcaaacattcaagcattcaagcattcaagcattccttcaagcaattgagcattctaagtctccattcaaggctaggtgttgcattcaagacaaggattcaaccattgaagaggagatcacttacaacatacaaaatacaacattcattacaccttcgcatgtaagaatacaaacattcttacaacaaggtatcagtacttgtttacattacaaacatttacttttacaacattctcatttcttggttaattccaaaactggggtttgacctaaaggcaaacccctcatccctaaccccccaatcatcctctcttttctgtgtgtaggttgcaggtacgcggctgtaattgaagatctgaaatccttgtgcagagacgaacagatccccctttgtttcgcggatttttcggaggaccgtgtgcatgccgggcgccatcgtcccatcaactttcgctcaaatttgcagaacagcaccgtcttgacattttactgctaattccaggtccgcagcttcatcccatatccctatctctgtttataagcgaatctttcctactttacatgcattcctagttcaatctttctatctacattctttacaagagagggtatccttgatgtcacaacccttgaaactcatttagaatccaatcttgcattgtatgggattggatcttgtgggtttcaacccctcttttgaatgtaaagtctctcctaagtgaaaaccatcaaccctagtgactctcccttctctctccttggagattggggaggggagaacaactagggtttgatttttccgctttacattttggtgaacccgacatgaacatcctaattctgattattcatggttagatctgaaaattttgcttccttaattacatttccatgtttgatcttttgcaaattttagaggctaattgcataaaaaccctaaaattttctttttagtaattgagcttgtggaatgtttaattgttaatgtttgtttcagatttacccttctattgtaaattatcaattcatatttgtgctttaattctgaaaattaagtggttaaatgtcaaaaccctaatttttaagaccttcttgattcaacctttgactgataatttcactaatcaaaatacctccaaatcggctgtaactttggattccgcaataaaatcacaatatctttcatccctgaaaatttggaaaaaagttgcgaggaccgtgtgcaacccgagcgccatcgtccccgacattttttctgaaatttcgggagctagatcttactatatttttctgctaaaatccagaattttggctgattttatcaattttaacactttcaaaattaaagtcaaagttggtctagcgattgcttggattgaggcttctaatcattcaaaaattgttgaaattaaaattcatatcaaaattgtgttccttactatcctaaatctgaaaagtgtgttagcattcattcgaaatttcagtgctttattcaaatttttacaatttgtgacttttgaaattaggtgtttaattgcggcaaccttgatttccacttttaaattcgaattttgcatgaaatcgagtcaacttttaaatttcaaaacttgcattgcttttggtattccctctaaaatcataaaattcaaaatttcagtttccccctctttttcaaaattcaaattttacatttttcaacaatcttggtagggttcaattttgagattgcgactttaatttggcctatctacagatcgtaaaatcactcaattttttcagattagttttaaaatcatcataactgtcatccctgaaaattttgaaaaaagttgcgaggatcgtgtgcactccgttcgccatggtcccggacattttttttgaaatttcgggagattgtcctgattgcatttaacagcttaaatctaggagattggctggttttattgaaatttgctacctctaaaattcaaaatcttctctctttctttagtgcatgagttttacaacaataagtcctacttacactattcccgttagatgaagccttagaattaagtctttccaaggtgtaattactgaggagatggaacctaatttgaatggcctttttaacgaggacatgggtaattcctctaatcctcttaatgatgaagaagctctccatgaggtttctgtagaacaactttcgaaattggataaccaatttgatgattttcgacaatggatgtctcaagaataccccgatagtgaagctctttcattaattgagggtctaaaatgtatggttcaaagtgataagaatggaattgatattttgcgtggtattgcacacattgtggattcgaatgtgatgccgatgaaaagttgtgccgaaaccttaggttatacacaacctcctactcaagttaatcattctattcctttgacaacttctattgctagtatacctacttttacatcaaacataacgactacttcaatacaagacattccacctatgatcaccagtcatgggggcaatccctcttcttcaatcaaccctcttccttcattcaatctgacttcttcattcattccttcaatgagtgttcctattatatctccacaaataaacatgacgcaagggggcaattcatttaacccttccattcctccttgtagtgttcctcctttccaatcatctcctatgactaactatcatagtgtcccaccaccttactctctaccttctttcaataacataacacctccatcacaatctaacacgtctaatatgaactattcgactaaagcgaccattaacaatcttgcacaaactatctcttctttacagcaacaaattgcctctatgaatccatctaagtttagtgtgcccacatttgatgttgcgagcccactttctcttgacattgttcaagctatcccccctaaacatgttgaaattccgcatttggagctttataatggtaagggtgatcctctaacacatgttaagacctttcaaacaatatgtactgattttgcttatgaccaaaggttgcttgcaaaactgtttactagaacattaagagataaagccctacaatggtattgctcgttgccttcttattctattacttcttttgatcaacttgcaaatgcttttattcaacaatttcaaaacaatataagtcctaaagttactttgattgatttaatgcattgtaaacaaggtgttaaagaaaaagcgactgatttcattggtagatataagcatttgtatgctcaaatttcttttccagtacctgacaatgatattcaaagaatttttatttctaatttacaaaaagatattagagaaaaacttctgttttctgagtttacttctttccaacagttgtgcgcaactcttcacaattatcaactgactgtgagtcaaatggaacaagcaaatcctatggctctgagtgataagggtgatagtagtcaacaaccatttgggaagtttaaactgaacagagagtccattaaattcaatgaaaacatcatcaacaacaatgtgaatgcggcatcaggtgtgcctcctatttctaagtttttcaagaaagaaagaaagtttactcctttgaatgaatcattgcatagtattatgaataagttattggaacaaaatgtgcttactcttcctcctataaagcaaatagatcctgcaaagattaattcaccctattttgataacaaatctttttgtcaatttcattgtcatcctgggcatgatactgaaaaatgttttgctttaaaaggtaaaattcaagatttgattgataataatactatctctgtttctggtgtgaatgataaaggcaatacatctgtagctcctccaaaccaaaatcttaagatttttactgatccattaccttctcatacctctaatgcgattgatactaatgattcctctgtctcacctgatgatcttgtgtctatgactccgaatgtgattaactttgtagagcagcataaaatccctaaagaaccttccatcacctttgattctagtgaaactatcagggcacctgatggtcctttatatatagttgcaaaagtcaagaatacaccttgccgtggagtgcttattgatccttcttgtatggttaatatcattactgaagaatttctttttactttgcaattgaatcatgtgatctatgatgaaacaaatgtggttgtgaaactatttgatgcattttcttctcctgcaattggttctattaactacctattgaggtccataacaaatcccttgatgtggactttgctatcattccatcatccgaacaattttgtgtgaagctaggctatccttggctatcttccatgaaagctattgcttctcctattcacaagtgtttgaaatttccccataatggtgaagttgttactgtcaatcatagtctctttaaaccagttgaaagaacttctagcattcctattgattatttttggcctaaacaattccaatctcttccttcgcgaagtgatcatcttttcaaatcttatcaaaagtggaagaaagatatgatcctatctctaagtgaacctagaacacccaaacttgacattcct from Cryptomeria japonica chromosome 3, Sugi_1.0, whole genome shotgun sequence harbors:
- the LOC131874113 gene encoding F-box/kelch-repeat protein At2g44130-like, translating into MEIIPCLEKDLGIQCLAKVPYRFHRKLRAVSKSWNALLSCEHFYKERQRNGECEEGVVSLQLTKFTETDFNVIIYYPIGHWWEILPGIPEEFELDYTEYHRCVFVRSKHQLVVVGLFNRRTEIEGVLIFDFLSRKWRLGADMPRNRFEFACAASPTEGLVYIAGGYNGLYTEEWSPYQLEAFVYNVEENK